The segment TCGACCATGCTGTCGCGGGTGTGCTTGGCGCCGCCCACGTTCATCAGCAGCAGCAGGTCCATGGCGGTGGTGAACTTCATGGACGGGCTGTCGTCGACGAGGTTCTCGATGACCACGACCCGGGCGCCGGGCCGGGCCGCGGCGATCACGTTCCGCAGGGTCGCGAGCGTGCTGTGGTCGTCCCACTCCAGGATGTTCTTGATGATGTAGAGGTCGGCCGAGACCGGGATCTCCCGGCGGCAGTCCCCGGGCACGATGTCCGCCCGGTCCGCCAGCTCGCCGCCCTCCCGCAGCCGGGGATCGGCCTTGGCGACCACATCGGGCAGGTCCAGCAGGGTGCCCCGGAGCTGCGGGTGCTTCTCCAGCAGGCTCGCCAGGACATGCCCCTGGCCGCCGCCGATATCGACGACGGAGGAGACCCCGGTGAGGTCGAGCAGATCGGCGACCTCCAGCGCGGACTGGCGGCTGGAGGTGGTCATGGCCCGGTTGAAGACATGGGCCGACTCATGGGCGTCCTGGTGCAGATATTCGAAGAAGCCCTTGCCGAAGAGCTCGTCGAAGACGCTGTCCCCGGTGCGCACCGCGTCGTCGAGATGCGGCCAGGCCGCCCAGGTCCACGGTTCGGTACACCACAGGGCGATGTACTTCAGCGACTGCGGATCGTCCTCGCGCAGCATCCGGGACATGTCCGTGTGGACGAAGGTGCCGTCGGGGCGTTCGGTGAAGATTCCGTAGCAGGACAGGGCGCGCAGCAGCCGCCGCAGCGGTTTGGGTTCGGCGGTGATGACGGCGGCGAGCTTCTCGACCGTGGTGGGCGCTTCGCCGAGCGCGTCCGCGACGCCGAGCCGGGCGGCGGCGCGTACGG is part of the Streptomyces qinzhouensis genome and harbors:
- a CDS encoding methyltransferase, whose amino-acid sequence is MTTLGTRPTVAQLTDADTLPPPAMRLRELVFGAACAAAVRAAARLGVADALGEAPTTVEKLAAVITAEPKPLRRLLRALSCYGIFTERPDGTFVHTDMSRMLREDDPQSLKYIALWCTEPWTWAAWPHLDDAVRTGDSVFDELFGKGFFEYLHQDAHESAHVFNRAMTTSSRQSALEVADLLDLTGVSSVVDIGGGQGHVLASLLEKHPQLRGTLLDLPDVVAKADPRLREGGELADRADIVPGDCRREIPVSADLYIIKNILEWDDHSTLATLRNVIAAARPGARVVVIENLVDDSPSMKFTTAMDLLLLMNVGGAKHTRDSMVERMTQAGLPVGEIRPVNAYLHAFESVVPDHAAEEATAQVR